The following nucleotide sequence is from Paenibacillus odorifer.
GCGCATCTTCTTTTCTACCCTCGCTGAGAGCCTCTTCAAGCGTGTGTAGAACCACTGCACCTTCAGCTGAATAATCAGTATCCCTAGTTAGAATTAGGCTCGTTCTGCCCTTCAAGGGCTTGCCTCCGAGCGAATCCCATGTTTTGCGGCCCATTAGCATTCTTTTGCCCAATGTTTCTGCTTTGAAATAAGCAAAATCCAGCGGTAAATGCCAAGGCATATCGTTATCTTTTCCTATGACATGATTGGCACCCATTGCCCATATTAAGCTAATACTCATGAAGTTCCCTCCTTCCTTCATACTAAATTAAAAAACTACGCTGCCAGAAATTATATTTGCGAATCTTAATTTATAACAATTACGCTATACTGCGATCGGCGCTTTTATCGAAGGATGCGGATTGTACCCCTCAATGACCAGATCTTCCAGTTCAATATCAAAAATTGATTTCTTCTGTGAATTAATAACCAGGGTAGGCAATGCTCTTAATTCTCTTGATAATTGCTCTTTCACTTGCTCAACATGGTTTGAATAGATATGCGCATCACTAATGCTGTATACAAACTCACCTACTTCTAGACCACATTCATATGCAATTAAATGCGTAAGTAATGAGTAAGATGGAATATTGAAGTTTGCCCCGAGAAAGGAGTCAGCACTGCGTTGCAGCAAGTGGCAGCTTAGTTTACCATTTGCAACATAGAACTGGAACATAACGTGGCAGGGCGGTAACGCAGCTTTACTTCCTTTTGTTCCGGCATTTATAACATCTTCCGGGTTCCATGCGCTCACGATTAAACGCCGAGAATCAGGATTTGTTTTGATCTGATGAATAACGTCTTGTAATTGGTCAATTGATTCACCAGTAGAAGATGTCCAATTCCGCCATTGCTTACCGTAAACATTCCCTAGCTCACCATATTTCGCAGCAAACTCATCATCTTCTAAGACACGATCACAGAATGATTTCATCTCTGCTTGATACACTTGATTAAAATCTTCATCAACTAAACAACGATTCCCGAAGTCTGTCATATCCGGGCCAACATATTCGTCTGATTCAACCCATCTTTTAAAAGCCCATTCATCCCAAATATGATTATTATTTTTCAATAAATAACGAATGTTGGTATCGCCTTTAATAAACCACAATAACTCACTTGCAATTAAGCGAAACGGTGTACGTTTTGTTGTAAACAGCGGGAACCCTTTTGATAAATCAAATCGCATTTGATAACCAAAAACACTAATTGTACCAGTTCCTGTACGATCTTCTTTTTTTACACCATGATCTAAAATATATCGTAAAAAATTCAAATAGGTTTGTTCTAACTCATTCGTCAATGTACTGCACCTCCGTAATATTACACCTCATATATTATATCTGAAAAATCCGAATTTTGTAGAAGGTAAGATAATTTTTAAATATATTTAATAATCGGGTTACATATTCAATTATAAAGGATTGGTTCAGCAAGTGTATCTTTACTCCGCTATCCTAAGCTCCACTCTGGCCCCATAAGCACGAACGTTTGCTTGTCCACCCACAGGAAAGGTAATCATCGGCGATGTATGTCCAAAGTCCACGTCTGCGATCACAGGAATATCAGATAATTCTTCTTTTGAGCGGATAATTGTAGTTAGCAGCTTCTTTGACATACGCGATTCTTTTTGGAATCTGCCGATCACCAACCCTTTGACCCCTTCAAACTCAGGCTGATGAATTAGGGATTGCAGATCTCGATCAAAGGTTGCAGGTGCTGACTCATAATCATCCTCGATGAACAAAATAGAATTCTTTAAACTAGGCATATACTCTGTTCCCTGCAAAAGATTTAAAGTGCATAAATTGCCACCAATAATCGTTCCTTTCGCTTCCCCATCATTGATAATGAACGGACCTTCATTTTTAATAAATATCCGGTTTTCCTGATTCAGATACCACTCATCATCACTCCAATGCTTGGAAGGCTGCACGAGAATTTCTTTATTGTCCATCATCAGCCTGCGGAAATATTCGATGGTATATTCATTATCGTGGAGCATCGCAAATGTGGAAAAATGCGGCCCGGAGTATGTAACTAATCCTGTTTGAGCATAAATCGCATTACTTAGTGCAGTAATATCCGAATAACCACATAAACGCTTTGGATTCTCCGCAATGATTGAATAATCTATATAACGCAGCAGCTGGTTACTATTGAAGCCTCCAATGGACGTTAATATTCCTTTCACTTTGGGGTCTAAAAAGGCTTCGTGCAAATCCTCAATTCTCGAATCAATAGAAGAGGAAACAAAATCATCCGTCTCAAAAGAATTTGTTGAAATGGATATCCGAAAACCTAACCGTTCAAGCTGCTCTTTGGCAATTTTTCTTTGCTGAGCATCGATTAATGACAAACTTCTGGAAGGAGAGATAATACGCAGCTCATCTCCAAGCTTTAATTTATCAGCTCTCATCATTGAACCTCCCTATATTCATGAATTACAGATTAGGTAATTACTCTTCCTTCCAGTATATCTCTTTTCAAAAAAGTGGAAAACACAAAAAAAGGCGGAACGCATTTGCGTCCGCCTTTCTGTTGCCTGCTAGAGCAATTTTGGAGAAAAATTATTTCATTACATGAATTGGGTGACCTTCAACCAATTCAGCAGCTTCCATGACGATTTCGCCAAGGGTTGGATGCGCGTGAATAGTCAAGGCGATATCTTCAAGCGTTGCGCCCATTTCGATTGCTAAACCAAGTTCAGCGATCAAGTTGGATGCTTCGATACCAACGATTTGAGCTCCCAGTACCAAATTGTTCTCGGAGTTAGCAACAATTTTGATGAAGCCCTCTGGGCTGTTCAAAGATACTGCGCGACCATTTCCTGCGAATGGGAATTTGCCGCTTTTCACTTTGTAGCCTTTGTCTTTTGCTTCTTTCTCAGTCAAACCAACGCTTGAGCACTCAGGATCTGTAAATACAACAGCTGGGATGACTTTGTAGTCAACAACAGATGTAAGTCCTGCGATTGCTTCTGCAGCGATTTTACCTTCGTAAGAAGCTTTGTGAGCCAAAGCAAGACCTGGAACAACATCGCCGATAGCGAAGATGGTAGGAATGCTTGTGCGTCCTTGGTGATCAACTTTGATCAATCCGCGCTCGTCGAGCTCAAGACCGATCAGGTCCAGACCAAGTTCACCGTCAGTGTTAGGACGACGACCTACAGTAACAAGCAAGTAATCTGCTGTAACTTCTTTGGACTCGCCACCAACAGAGTATTTCACGGTTACTTCTTTGTCGTTCTGAACAGCACTTTCAGCTTTAGCGTTAGTTACGATTTCGATGCCAGTTTTAGCCATGTTTTTCGCAACAAGACGAGTCATATCTTTATCGAAGCCTGGAAGTACAGTATCCAAACCTTCGATGATTGTTACTTTAGTGCCAAATTTAGAGTACATTTGACCAAGCTCGGCACCGATGTATCCACCACCGATTACGATCATGCTCTTCGGAATTTCTGGAAGTTCCAGAGCTTCAGTCGAAGACAGAATACGTCCGCCGAATGGGAAAGGTTTAAGTTCAATTGGACGGGAACCTGTAGCAATGATGCAGTGTTTGAAGCGGTAACGTGGAGATTCATGATCATTGAACACACGTGCTTCTGTGTCGCTGATAAACATGCACTCGCCGTTAAATACTTCAATTTTGTTGCCCTTCATCAAGCTAGTCACACCGCTAGTCATTTTTTTAACTACGCTGTTCTTGAATTCTTGAGTTTTGGCAAAATCCACTTTAACATTCTCAGCTGTAACGCCGAAAACTTCACCATGCTGTGCAGATTCAAATTGATGTGCAGCAGCGATCAAGGCTTTAGAAGGAATACATCCACGGTTCAAACATACACCGCCGAGTTCCGATTTATCCACGATGAGGACTTTTTGGCCGAGCTGGGCGGCACGAATTGCCGCCACATACCCACCAGGACCTGCACCAATGACCAATGTATCAATATCTAGTGAAGCGTCTCCTACTACCATAATTATACCTCCATAACCAGCAGCTCAGGATTATTGAGCAGCGATTTAATGTAGTTCATAAAGTTTTGAGCAGTCGCACCATCGATAATACGGTGGTCAAAGCTGAGTGACAACGCCATTACTGGAGCAACTACGATTTCACCATTTTTCACAACTGCTTTTTCACTGATACGGCCAGTTCCGAGGATAGCCACTTCAGGGAAGTTGATGATTGGAGTAAAGAACATACCGCCAGCAGAACCGATGTTACTGATGGAGATCGTGCTGCCCTTCATTTCGTTAGCAGACAATTTACCGTCACGGCCACGAACAGCCAAGTCAGTGATGCTGCTAGCGATCATCCAAATGCTCTTACGGTCAGCGTCTTTGATAACTGGAACGATCAAACCGTTTGGTGTATCAGTAGCGATACCGATATTGTAGTATTTCTTGTAGACAATTTCGCCTGCTTCTTCATCAATCATAGCATTAAGTGCTGGGAATTGACGGGAAGCTGCAACAAGAGCCTTAACGATGAATGGAAGGTAAGTAACCTTAACGCCTTTTTTCTCAGCAATAGGTTTCATACGCGTACGGAATGCTACCAGTTCAGTAACATCTACTTCATCCATGATGGTTACGTGCGGAGCAGTGTAAGCCGATTTAACCATTGCGTTGGAGATCGCCTTACGAATACCCTTGAATGGTACACGTTCTTCTTCAAGACTAACGTTACCGCTAGCTGCTGCAGGTGCTGCTTTAGCTTCGGTCTTAGCAGCCTTAGGAGCTTCAGACGCCGCTGC
It contains:
- a CDS encoding dihydrofolate reductase, giving the protein MSISLIWAMGANHVIGKDNDMPWHLPLDFAYFKAETLGKRMLMGRKTWDSLGGKPLKGRTSLILTRDTDYSAEGAVVLHTLEEALSEGRKEDALMVIGGAEIYRLMLPYADKLMLTQIDQDFEGDTRFPEIDWRMWKEVSNIKGIRDEKNPYDYRFLVYERTE
- a CDS encoding thymidylate synthase produces the protein MTNELEQTYLNFLRYILDHGVKKEDRTGTGTISVFGYQMRFDLSKGFPLFTTKRTPFRLIASELLWFIKGDTNIRYLLKNNNHIWDEWAFKRWVESDEYVGPDMTDFGNRCLVDEDFNQVYQAEMKSFCDRVLEDDEFAAKYGELGNVYGKQWRNWTSSTGESIDQLQDVIHQIKTNPDSRRLIVSAWNPEDVINAGTKGSKAALPPCHVMFQFYVANGKLSCHLLQRSADSFLGANFNIPSYSLLTHLIAYECGLEVGEFVYSISDAHIYSNHVEQVKEQLSRELRALPTLVINSQKKSIFDIELEDLVIEGYNPHPSIKAPIAV
- a CDS encoding S66 family peptidase, encoding MRADKLKLGDELRIISPSRSLSLIDAQQRKIAKEQLERLGFRISISTNSFETDDFVSSSIDSRIEDLHEAFLDPKVKGILTSIGGFNSNQLLRYIDYSIIAENPKRLCGYSDITALSNAIYAQTGLVTYSGPHFSTFAMLHDNEYTIEYFRRLMMDNKEILVQPSKHWSDDEWYLNQENRIFIKNEGPFIINDGEAKGTIIGGNLCTLNLLQGTEYMPSLKNSILFIEDDYESAPATFDRDLQSLIHQPEFEGVKGLVIGRFQKESRMSKKLLTTIIRSKEELSDIPVIADVDFGHTSPMITFPVGGQANVRAYGARVELRIAE
- the lpdA gene encoding dihydrolipoyl dehydrogenase; protein product: MVVGDASLDIDTLVIGAGPGGYVAAIRAAQLGQKVLIVDKSELGGVCLNRGCIPSKALIAAAHQFESAQHGEVFGVTAENVKVDFAKTQEFKNSVVKKMTSGVTSLMKGNKIEVFNGECMFISDTEARVFNDHESPRYRFKHCIIATGSRPIELKPFPFGGRILSSTEALELPEIPKSMIVIGGGYIGAELGQMYSKFGTKVTIIEGLDTVLPGFDKDMTRLVAKNMAKTGIEIVTNAKAESAVQNDKEVTVKYSVGGESKEVTADYLLVTVGRRPNTDGELGLDLIGLELDERGLIKVDHQGRTSIPTIFAIGDVVPGLALAHKASYEGKIAAEAIAGLTSVVDYKVIPAVVFTDPECSSVGLTEKEAKDKGYKVKSGKFPFAGNGRAVSLNSPEGFIKIVANSENNLVLGAQIVGIEASNLIAELGLAIEMGATLEDIALTIHAHPTLGEIVMEAAELVEGHPIHVMK